Proteins encoded within one genomic window of Nitrospina gracilis 3/211:
- a CDS encoding YebC/PmpR family DNA-binding transcriptional regulator, with translation MSGHSKWSTIKHKKGAADAKRGKIFTKLIKEITVAARLGGGDANANPRLRTAIAAAKEQNMPQDNINRAIKKGTGELEGASYEEITYEGYGPGGVAILIEVMTDNKNRTVGEIRALLGKNGGNMGENGCVNWIFEKKGLILVKSDAMDEDAMMELALEAGADDMQNTGEQYEITTSMENFETVHQALKDKNVPTEFAEITAIPQNTVPVDEQNGRAVLKLMDLLDDHDDVQKAYSNFDIPEEVMAAIDESA, from the coding sequence ATGTCCGGTCATTCCAAGTGGTCCACCATCAAGCACAAGAAGGGCGCCGCCGACGCCAAGCGCGGCAAGATCTTCACCAAACTGATTAAAGAAATCACCGTCGCCGCACGGCTGGGCGGGGGCGATGCCAACGCCAACCCGCGCCTGCGCACCGCCATCGCCGCGGCCAAAGAGCAAAACATGCCGCAGGACAACATCAACCGCGCCATCAAGAAAGGCACGGGCGAGCTGGAAGGCGCGAGTTACGAGGAAATCACGTATGAGGGATACGGACCCGGCGGCGTCGCCATCCTCATCGAGGTCATGACCGACAACAAAAACCGCACGGTCGGGGAAATCCGCGCCTTGCTTGGCAAGAACGGCGGCAATATGGGCGAGAACGGATGCGTCAACTGGATATTCGAGAAGAAAGGGTTGATCCTCGTCAAAAGCGACGCGATGGACGAGGACGCCATGATGGAACTGGCGCTGGAAGCGGGCGCGGACGACATGCAGAACACCGGCGAGCAGTATGAGATCACCACCTCCATGGAAAACTTCGAGACCGTGCACCAGGCGCTGAAAGACAAAAACGTTCCGACCGAATTCGCGGAGATCACCGCCATCCCGCAGAACACCGTGCCGGTGGACGAACAAAACGGACGCGCGGTCCTGAAACTCATGGACCTGCTCGACGACCACGATGACGTGCAGAAAGCCTATTCCAATTTCGACATCCCGGAAGAGGTGATGGCCGCCATCG
- a CDS encoding 2Fe-2S iron-sulfur cluster-binding protein — protein sequence MDDRTQDQAESEAPKTKMVQILWNGREPIQARAGETIVHALWNAGQGKLVRTGCVGGVCGACTVTVRLPDGQPSTTDLACMCPVQDGMQVFPFAVNAIPPVEPKAGATADDLRVAYPTLDRCTKCGSCTVACPMSIPVMESVLRMQKGEFDQVAEDFTTCIHCGLCRAVCEDKVKPHNMGLWVRRSLGMGTDPAALEEKIAAQQVDGAQAEWDCLMNADPEERLARAKEIRTNGRLA from the coding sequence ATGGACGACCGCACTCAGGACCAAGCCGAATCCGAGGCCCCGAAAACCAAAATGGTCCAAATCCTGTGGAACGGACGCGAGCCGATCCAGGCCCGTGCCGGAGAGACCATCGTGCACGCGTTGTGGAACGCGGGGCAGGGGAAACTCGTGCGGACGGGATGCGTCGGCGGCGTCTGCGGAGCCTGCACGGTGACAGTGCGCCTGCCTGACGGTCAACCCAGCACCACGGACCTGGCCTGCATGTGCCCGGTGCAGGACGGCATGCAGGTGTTTCCTTTCGCGGTGAACGCCATCCCGCCGGTCGAACCGAAAGCCGGAGCGACGGCCGACGACCTGCGTGTCGCGTACCCGACGCTCGACCGTTGCACCAAGTGCGGCAGTTGCACCGTGGCGTGTCCGATGTCGATCCCAGTGATGGAATCGGTCCTGCGCATGCAGAAAGGCGAGTTCGACCAGGTGGCGGAAGACTTCACCACCTGCATCCACTGTGGCCTGTGCCGCGCGGTGTGCGAAGACAAGGTGAAGCCGCATAACATGGGCCTCTGGGTGCGGCGCTCCCTCGGTATGGGCACCGACCCAGCGGCTCTGGAAGAAAAAATCGCGGCACAGCAGGTGGACGGCGCGCAGGCCGAATGGGATTGCCTGATGAACGCCGATCCCGAGGAACGGCTCGCCCGCGCCAAAGAGATCCGCACGAACGGGAGGTTGGCATGA
- a CDS encoding FAD-binding protein translates to MSLDWAAESIEHVNRTRAARKNENFPDLSEDDANGLIRAHHPDYVGAERQVKVGANANSGEFPLELAALLESDSPLPAGFEPKVDIETDVLIIGGGGAGVAAALGLENSGLTVHLATKLRLGDSNTVMAEGGIQAALGPDDSPQRHFADAYVGGHGKNDPDLLKILCESGPPSILWLVQLGVMFDPGDNGLFRMKAGGGTSVPRVMACRDYTGLEIMRVLRDAVMGGGTKFLENEAAVELVDDGNGQVTGAVLWNTETGKLTTVSARAVILATGGSGQLRFQNFPTSNHMGATGDGLILAYRQHCSLVHLESYQYHPSGAAYPEALAGQLVTESIRASGAQILNAKGERFVNELTYRDVVAAAIINEAAEGRAVATPHGRQGVWLDTPMIDLLKGEGTLVKQFPGLIHRFKRYGIDPVRQPVLIYPTLHYQNGGVKVDTQCRTERPGLWAAGEVTGGLHGTNRLMGNSLLDIIVFGRRAAESVQSNLPERSSVTLSALNRFRKALGNVPEAHGRTAPQLYPLASNLKFEAAPAPEAMAEPKVQGGAFNLSEPPDPFAGR, encoded by the coding sequence ATGAGCTTGGACTGGGCGGCGGAATCGATCGAACACGTCAACCGCACCCGTGCCGCGCGCAAGAACGAAAACTTTCCGGACTTGAGTGAGGACGATGCGAATGGATTGATCCGCGCCCACCACCCGGATTACGTCGGTGCCGAACGGCAGGTCAAGGTGGGGGCCAATGCCAACAGCGGTGAGTTTCCCCTGGAACTGGCGGCGCTGCTGGAATCGGACAGTCCCCTGCCCGCCGGCTTCGAACCGAAAGTGGACATTGAAACCGATGTGCTTATCATCGGTGGTGGCGGTGCGGGCGTGGCGGCGGCGCTGGGACTCGAAAACTCCGGGCTGACCGTGCACCTGGCAACCAAGCTCCGGCTGGGCGACTCCAACACCGTCATGGCCGAGGGCGGCATCCAGGCGGCGCTCGGTCCCGACGACTCTCCACAACGCCATTTCGCCGATGCCTACGTCGGCGGTCACGGCAAGAACGATCCCGATCTTCTTAAAATTCTGTGCGAATCCGGGCCGCCCAGCATCCTGTGGCTGGTGCAGTTGGGGGTGATGTTCGATCCGGGCGACAACGGCCTGTTTCGCATGAAGGCGGGCGGCGGCACCTCCGTGCCGCGGGTGATGGCGTGCCGCGACTACACCGGGCTCGAGATCATGCGCGTCCTGCGCGACGCGGTGATGGGCGGCGGTACGAAATTTCTCGAGAACGAAGCGGCGGTGGAACTCGTCGACGACGGGAACGGCCAGGTGACGGGTGCGGTGTTGTGGAATACCGAGACTGGAAAACTCACCACCGTGTCGGCCCGGGCGGTGATCCTCGCCACCGGCGGCAGCGGTCAGTTGCGTTTCCAGAATTTTCCGACCAGCAACCACATGGGCGCGACCGGCGACGGCCTCATCCTCGCCTACAGGCAGCACTGTTCGCTGGTGCACCTGGAAAGCTATCAGTACCATCCGTCCGGTGCGGCGTACCCGGAAGCGCTGGCGGGCCAACTGGTCACCGAATCCATTCGTGCCAGTGGAGCGCAGATATTGAACGCCAAGGGCGAGCGGTTCGTGAACGAACTCACCTACCGCGACGTGGTCGCAGCGGCGATTATAAATGAAGCGGCGGAAGGCCGCGCTGTAGCAACCCCACACGGACGCCAGGGCGTGTGGCTGGACACGCCGATGATCGATCTGTTGAAAGGCGAGGGCACGCTTGTGAAACAGTTCCCCGGCCTCATCCACCGGTTCAAACGGTACGGCATCGATCCCGTCCGCCAGCCGGTGCTCATCTACCCGACGCTCCATTACCAGAATGGAGGGGTGAAGGTGGACACTCAATGTAGAACCGAGCGTCCCGGACTGTGGGCGGCGGGGGAGGTGACCGGCGGCCTGCATGGCACCAACCGGTTGATGGGCAACTCGCTTCTTGATATCATTGTGTTCGGAAGGCGTGCCGCCGAATCCGTGCAGAGCAATCTGCCGGAACGAAGCAGTGTGACGCTCTCCGCGCTCAACCGGTTTCGCAAGGCGCTTGGGAATGTGCCCGAAGCACACGGCCGCACGGCACCGCAGTTGTATCCGTTGGCCTCCAACCTGAAGTTCGAAGCCGCACCCGCACCTGAAGCGATGGCGGAACCTAAGGTGCAAGGCGGCGCGTTCAACCTTTCGGAACCCCCTGACCCGTTCGCGGGCCGGTGA
- a CDS encoding nuclease-related domain-containing protein has product MSVLRQLGNEYRVIENATVPTPDGIIQIDYLVVSPYGLFVINERNDSGRVRVQAGQREWEVRGMGGGLIYNPLWRNRQAINHIENKLGDLPIASLVVFPNAKLEGIPDGEVVTGRQLLPAIRKARHEVLSAEQQESVLTWFGER; this is encoded by the coding sequence GTGTCGGTCCTGAGGCAACTGGGCAACGAGTACAGGGTCATCGAAAACGCCACCGTGCCCACACCAGACGGCATCATTCAAATCGATTACCTGGTGGTGTCGCCGTACGGCCTGTTTGTCATCAATGAGCGTAACGATTCCGGCCGCGTGCGCGTGCAGGCGGGGCAACGCGAGTGGGAAGTGCGCGGCATGGGTGGCGGGCTCATTTACAACCCGCTGTGGCGCAATCGGCAGGCCATCAACCACATCGAAAACAAGCTGGGCGATCTGCCCATCGCGTCTTTGGTGGTGTTTCCAAATGCGAAGCTGGAAGGGATTCCGGACGGAGAGGTGGTCACCGGACGGCAGTTGCTGCCTGCCATCCGAAAAGCGCGGCACGAGGTTTTGAGCGCGGAACAGCAGGAGTCGGTGCTGACGTGGTTCGGCGAACGGTGA
- the yajC gene encoding preprotein translocase subunit YajC, translating into MPDLGWIHILVAQAEGQQPEPPGGALSFLPPLIIMFLIFYFVLIRPEQKKQAKARQMLNELKEGENIITLSGIHGTIKKIKDDVVTLQVADNVRIKIERSAIGRVKGTSESRPEGKKDKDKDKDKDKDEKDQE; encoded by the coding sequence ATGCCTGATTTAGGTTGGATCCACATTCTCGTTGCCCAGGCGGAAGGGCAGCAACCCGAGCCGCCCGGCGGCGCGCTTTCGTTTCTGCCGCCGCTCATCATCATGTTCCTCATTTTCTATTTCGTGCTCATTCGCCCGGAACAGAAAAAGCAAGCCAAAGCCCGCCAGATGCTCAACGAACTGAAGGAAGGCGAGAACATCATCACCCTGAGCGGCATTCACGGCACCATCAAGAAGATCAAGGACGATGTGGTGACACTTCAGGTCGCGGACAACGTGCGCATCAAGATCGAGCGTTCCGCCATCGGCCGCGTCAAAGGCACGAGCGAATCCCGCCCCGAAGGCAAAAAAGACAAAGATAAAGACAAAGACAAAGACAAAGACGAAAAAGACCAAGAGTGA
- the secD gene encoding protein translocase subunit SecD, which translates to MFRDLKWKIPLIFAVLLGAVWLAYPVDEKINLGLDLQGGMHLVLEVQTEKAVESALEQRADDIKRALQDEDIELERVFALQEDMTVHIILVDTIDAPTTTEAVKSYPNMKLLGTERDGLELIYQVTPEEIKFIKENAVQQALETIRNRVDQFGVSEPAIQVQGERRILVQLPGIEEPERAINLIGKTARLEFKAVDESMSPQQALNEGAPMGSEVLYQRIENEETGEVTKEPYLIKERPIMTGDTLTAAEVRFDNQFNEPYVALTFNSLGGQQFYQLSKDHLGKRVAIVLDNNVYSAPVIREEIPGGRAQITGRFTTNEARDLAIALRAGALPAPVIILENRTIGPSLGRDSVEAGVTSIAAGFVMVLIFMMIYYRLSGVIAVTALFLNLVLLLGALAYFGASLTLPGIAGIILTVGMAVDANVLVFERIREEIRIGKPVRAAIEAGFAKALSTIVDANVTTFIAAIVLFQFGTGPIKGFAITLCIGIAASMFTAVFVSRTVFDSAMARKKINTLSIG; encoded by the coding sequence ATGTTTCGCGACCTCAAATGGAAAATCCCGCTGATCTTTGCCGTGCTTTTGGGCGCGGTTTGGCTGGCGTACCCGGTGGATGAGAAGATCAACCTCGGGCTCGACCTGCAGGGAGGCATGCACCTCGTGCTGGAGGTGCAGACTGAGAAGGCGGTGGAAAGTGCCCTCGAGCAGAGGGCCGACGACATCAAGCGCGCCCTGCAGGATGAGGACATCGAACTCGAACGTGTGTTTGCCCTGCAGGAGGACATGACCGTCCACATCATCCTGGTCGATACGATCGACGCCCCCACCACCACCGAAGCAGTCAAGAGCTACCCGAACATGAAACTGCTGGGCACGGAGCGGGACGGGCTGGAACTGATCTACCAGGTCACGCCGGAAGAAATCAAATTCATCAAGGAAAATGCGGTCCAGCAGGCGTTGGAGACCATCCGCAACCGCGTGGACCAGTTCGGTGTCTCCGAACCCGCCATTCAGGTGCAGGGCGAGCGGCGCATTCTGGTGCAATTGCCGGGTATCGAGGAGCCGGAGCGGGCCATCAACCTGATCGGCAAGACCGCGCGGCTGGAGTTCAAGGCCGTGGACGAGTCGATGAGTCCCCAGCAGGCTCTGAATGAAGGCGCCCCCATGGGGAGTGAGGTGCTGTACCAGCGCATCGAAAACGAGGAAACCGGTGAGGTGACGAAAGAGCCCTATCTCATAAAGGAACGCCCCATCATGACGGGCGACACCCTCACCGCCGCGGAAGTCCGCTTCGACAACCAGTTCAACGAACCGTATGTCGCGCTCACCTTCAACAGCCTGGGCGGCCAGCAGTTTTACCAGCTTTCAAAGGATCACCTCGGCAAGCGCGTCGCCATCGTTCTCGACAACAACGTCTATTCCGCGCCGGTGATTCGTGAAGAGATTCCCGGCGGCCGCGCCCAGATCACGGGACGTTTCACCACCAACGAGGCGCGGGACCTGGCCATAGCACTTCGCGCCGGCGCGCTGCCGGCGCCGGTGATCATACTCGAAAACCGCACCATCGGCCCGTCCCTCGGCCGCGACTCGGTGGAAGCGGGCGTGACCTCGATCGCTGCCGGTTTTGTGATGGTGCTGATTTTCATGATGATCTACTACCGCCTTTCGGGCGTGATCGCGGTGACCGCGCTGTTCCTGAACCTCGTTTTGTTGCTGGGGGCGCTCGCCTATTTCGGCGCTTCGCTCACATTGCCGGGCATCGCAGGCATCATTCTGACCGTCGGCATGGCGGTCGATGCCAACGTGCTGGTATTTGAACGCATTCGCGAGGAAATCCGCATCGGCAAACCCGTGCGTGCCGCCATCGAGGCGGGATTCGCCAAAGCACTCAGCACCATCGTGGATGCCAACGTCACCACCTTCATTGCCGCCATCGTGCTGTTCCAGTTCGGAACCGGGCCGATCAAGGGCTTCGCCATCACTCTGTGCATCGGCATCGCGGCCAGCATGTTCACTGCGGTGTTTGTGAGCAGAACCGTTTTCGATTCCGCCATGGCGCGGAAAAAGATCAACACCCTCAGCATCGGCTAG
- the secF gene encoding protein translocase subunit SecF: protein IVAAFLTIIGYSLNDTIVVFDRIRENTRRRGKETLASLINTSINQTLSRTLLTSGTTLLVVLALFFLGGEIIHDFSFALLVGIAIGTYSSIFIASVFLVFWETRSKRAKKA from the coding sequence ATCGTCGCCGCCTTCCTGACCATCATCGGTTATTCGTTGAACGACACCATCGTTGTGTTCGACCGCATCCGCGAGAACACCCGCCGGCGCGGCAAGGAAACGCTGGCTTCCCTTATCAACACCAGCATCAACCAGACCCTGAGCCGCACGCTTTTGACTTCCGGCACGACCCTGCTCGTGGTGCTGGCCCTGTTTTTTCTGGGCGGCGAGATCATTCACGACTTCTCCTTCGCTCTTCTGGTGGGCATCGCCATTGGCACGTATTCCTCCATCTTCATTGCCAGCGTGTTTCTGGTGTTCTGGGAAACCCGCTCCAAGCGTGCGAAAAAAGCCTGA
- a CDS encoding zinc ribbon domain-containing protein yields the protein MNPQLQKLVTIQQMDNEIAEIQELVDLIPKQVAAGEKELEGKKGALNTLQQEIEELKKKRKQCEQDVQAEQDRIAKTKAKLPTVKTNKEYSAILAEVDAIKGKIDGIEEKELEVMEALEEKEAQIPDLENEFNGERKKFEDYKKKKEEELNRTRTELQGLQDKRQEAAQSVDARMAMLYEKLRKARGVAVVTVEGEVCQGCHQQIQPQVALEVRTSPDKIHQCQFCDRYLYYIPKPEEEETETAVSK from the coding sequence ATGAACCCTCAATTGCAAAAACTGGTCACCATCCAGCAGATGGACAACGAAATCGCCGAAATTCAGGAACTGGTGGACCTCATCCCCAAACAGGTTGCGGCGGGGGAGAAGGAACTGGAAGGAAAAAAAGGCGCACTGAACACCCTCCAGCAGGAAATCGAAGAGCTCAAGAAGAAGCGAAAGCAGTGCGAGCAGGATGTGCAGGCGGAGCAGGACCGTATCGCGAAAACCAAGGCCAAGCTTCCCACGGTGAAAACCAACAAAGAATACAGTGCCATCCTCGCGGAAGTGGATGCCATCAAGGGCAAGATCGACGGTATCGAGGAAAAAGAGCTGGAGGTCATGGAGGCGCTCGAGGAGAAGGAAGCGCAGATCCCGGACCTCGAAAATGAGTTCAATGGCGAACGCAAGAAGTTCGAAGATTACAAAAAGAAAAAAGAAGAAGAGCTGAACCGCACCCGGACCGAGTTGCAGGGACTGCAGGACAAACGCCAGGAGGCGGCTCAATCCGTCGATGCCAGAATGGCGATGTTGTACGAAAAACTGCGCAAGGCCCGCGGCGTGGCAGTGGTGACCGTCGAAGGTGAGGTGTGCCAGGGGTGTCACCAGCAGATTCAGCCGCAGGTGGCTCTGGAGGTGCGGACGTCTCCCGACAAAATTCACCAGTGCCAGTTCTGCGACCGGTACCTGTATTACATTCCCAAACCGGAAGAAGAGGAAACCGAAACGGCGGTGTCGAAGTAA